The following are from one region of the Malassezia vespertilionis chromosome 4, complete sequence genome:
- a CDS encoding uncharacterized protein (BUSCO:EOG09262E7I; EggNog:ENOG503NU1E; COG:V), translated as MLAVAAHSAENAAQHTPDDSDFQDMSQSGLFAPSAPQPISDKSVRECSLVHGLVPVSSRFWFGVFDEQAMPHPEVLNSGNGLQAAAFPLDLSVERPERMHWFSVDEDLVYLSFSQDWGPLNIAMFYRFCVHVHQMLIDKEMQDAHVVLYTSTHPHHKANAALLCALYAMTIDHICPADAFYPYSEIEFVPFRDAGYGRGDFSLTIQDILYGMRRALDNHLLDLTTFDLGEYEHYEQVHNGDWNWITPQFLAFASPKDKGYMAALTLANGSTATAALRHTMVPQALQQTIRYFKDHNVGLVVRLNNPLYNCSAFEQAGITHLDMYFDDGSNPSDEIVRTFIHEADRSIRNKRAIAVHCKAGLGRTGVLIGAYLIWKYGFTASEAIGYMRMMRPGCVVGPQQHYMYENAMRWVRWGAQDQLRAEFASSAPVPSTPSVKRAQDVAVSPRTKPTPCVGQPRKSPSPKRKRMLGADTSMQSRKVSGDSSASHDSASARSISDEFDAHTVETLTRPPCTDAEVLGVLEPSTPPRASPTATAALNAQRMAPASASPERATSPTRPRRAMALAQPAIRSAVPVRAKTSPRAATRVETENVPPRLVRSPVRPRT; from the coding sequence ATGCTCGCTGTGgccgcgcacagcgcggaGAACGCGGCTCAACACACGCCGGACGACTCGGACTTTCAGGACATGTCACAGTCTGGGTtgtttgcgccgagcgcgccgcaaccTATTTCTGATAAAAGCGTGCGTGAGTGCAGTCTCGTGCATGGACTTGTTCCCGTATCGAGCCGCTTTTGGTTCGGCGTGTTTGACGAGCAAGCGATGCCGCATCCCGAGGTGCTAAATAGCGGGAATGGCCTGCAAGCAGCTGCCTTTCCTCTCGATCTCTCCGTCGAGCGGCCCGAGCGAATGCACTGGTTCAGTGTGGATGAGGATTTGGTCTATCTGAGCTTCTCGCAGGACTGGGGCCCGCTCAATATCGCCATGTTTTACCGTTTCTGCGTGCATGTGCACCAGATGCTGATCGATAAAGAGATGCAAGATGCACATGTGGTCCTGTATACAAGCACACATCCCCACCACAAAGCGAACGCGGCATTGCTTTGCGCTCTCTACGCCATGACCATTGACCACATTTGCCCCGCGGACGCGTTCTACCCTTACAGCGAGATCGAGTTTGTTCCTTTTCGCGATGCGGGCTACGGCCGCGGAGACTTCAGCTTGACAATCCAGGACATCTTGTACGggatgcgccgagcgttGGACAACCACTTGCTGGATCTCACCACGTTTGATCTGGGAGAGTACGAACACTACGAGCAAGTTCATAATGGAGACTGGAACTGGATCACGCCCCAGTTCCTAGCATTTGCGAGTCCCAAAGACAAGGGGTACATGGCGGCACTCACCCTCGCGAATGGCAGCACCGCGACAGCAGCATTGCGGCACACTATGGTGCCGCAAGCACTGCAGCAAACGATCCGGTACTTTAAGGACCACAATGTTGGACTTGTCGTGCGGCTCAATAACCCTCTGTACAACTGCTCCGCGTTCGAGCAAGCGGGCATCACGCACCTCGACATGTACTTTGACGACGGCTCGAATCCCTCTGACGAAATTGTGCGTACATTTATCCACGAGGCAGATCGGTCCATCCGGAACAAGCGTGCGATTGCAGTCCACTGCAAGGCAGGGCTTGGCCGCACCGGTGTGTTGATCGGCGCGTACCTGATCTGGAAATACGGGTTCACAGCGAGCGAAGCAATTGGGTACATGCGCATGATGCGGCCAGGCTGTGTTGTCGGGCCGCAACAACATTATATGTACGAAAATGCAATGCGCTGGGTGCGATGGGGCGCCCAAGACCAATTACGCGCAGAGTTtgcttccagcgcgccagTGCCTTCGACCCCCTCTGTGAAACGCGCCCAAGATGTGGCAGTTTCCCCAAGAACAAAACCCACCCCCTGTGTCGGCCagccgcgcaagagccCGAGCCCCAAACGGAAAAGGATGCTCGGTGCAGATACCAGCATGCAGTCGCGCAAGGTGTCTGGCGACAGCAGTGCATCCCACGACAGCGccagtgcgcgcagcatctcgGATGAGTTTGATGCACACACCGTAGAGACCCTCACTCGCCCGCCATGCACCGATGCCGAGGTCCTTGGCGTATTGGAGCCGTcaacgccgccgcgcgcaagtccGACGGCAACAGCGGCGCTCAATGCGCAACGCATGGCGCCTGCTTCGGCCTCGCCAGAGCGCGCAACCTCTCCTACACGCCCACGACGTGCCATGGCACTAGCACAGCCAGCCATACGCAGTGCCGTAcccgtgcgtgcaaaaaCCTCGCCGCGAGCCGCAACGCGCGTGGAAACAGAGAATGTGCCGCCAAGGCTCGTGCGTTCGCCTGTACGGCCACGGACATAG
- the FOL3_2 gene encoding dihydrofolate synthase (EggNog:ENOG503NU4B; COG:H) — translation MEQPSNVGPNTPLIILRSEAPLPQFTMPFPIPPSDSEIALLRLSVLRILMGQKHAPPVQTMTHSEQLKQTTIEGWRLKMIELLQVQGGTQGAQRDDVLHGMTLEDGHKCDALEHGDEVVVRVRKGFSIQELELPALPADHDYSPGMNTGAAIVYHQPAYSIAKPAEPSSHSSSVQANPYANYHAHSYPNYRKGYKVHVAQGGGNPARKNYVGVGPTVHAPDSNAPLTVQTHQLAALMSMARAHSAVGDEARAKLADMGVVWDRPGWDRRQSTPSVQLGSKAGGAGKSRSKLSAGIPQTALVIGPGLQGTLAEGSARTASVAPIQYEASAADDVSKHAKPSRMRRMPLTENQAVTQPKLHETVPVMAPVSGTAGAGMSGAAPPLAPPFSMPANGFAPYYSMPAHGSAPMPVPAPMPAPMPAPMPAPAPAPMPAPAPMPASAPMPALVYSSAPAPAASTIPTQPVWLSAPGSAHPMLPANPSTEPTRNKSKRKRERFSRLKAMFAASNGKTHPRLAKLFAPMYASPTQARITGRGNPELLTAATEEDQLDAVQPVHPPSFVAPPPVTMDFPPSALGVMPAGFAAERYTEPRVPIEPLQHTPWRGAPAPPVQSILVHPASPVQPTQSAHQPGVLRRLSQRSKNSDSTQQHGHASEAAKLLFTQPLGDATDVIEGVSQDEIEAHRAAKEERIEHFKSLLRNGSKENLFQPQSITPVAEQGEFEPSKQHAAQHAAPMRAHDTQSSYLAPSRSMRNVSQLPSYTRRAEATAPQPMVSRLSRPSSMYGPGPLAQNRNMPQQAYSPPALVLAPPNTQTAMLYLQNTATAPAGTLQKPAHLPATAPADIRAATPQGTVPGSPSTLHYSVRTGAETPAFFDTQNSANVSTEALVSDFQDASELQAATTHVATPGQAASNPSSWSKADLRYLEVQKQLAAERAKQDRAERQRIEWLSQRAEQSEEALVQARLEQMRLEHQNQEQERLAFERLSAQQRFAMEHERLAREQQRLAQEQAYLEQQRHAYERSWTTQ, via the coding sequence ATGGAGCAACCAAGCAATGTGGGTCCAAACACGCCCCTGATTATTTTGCGCTCCGAGGCACCGCTGCCCCAGTTTACGATGCCGTTTCCGATCCCACCATCGGACTCGGAAATCGCGTTGCTGCGGCTCTCGGTGCTTCGCATTCTCATGGGACAGAAGCATGCGCCACCCGTGCAGACCATGACGCAcagcgagcagctcaagcaGACCACGATCGAGGGATGGCGACTGAAAATGATTGAGCTACTCCAGGTTCAAGGCGGCACGCagggcgcgcagcgcgacgatgtCCTGCACGGCATGACGCTCGAAGACGGCCACAAGTGCGACGCACTCGAGCACGGTGACGAGGTTGTTGTCAGGGTGCGCAAAGGATTTTCGATTCAGGAATTGGAGCTGCCCGCTCTGCCCGCGGACCATGACTACTCGCCCGGCATGAACACTGGCGCTGCGATTGTGTATCACCAGCCCGCGTATTCGATTGCAAAGCCCGCCGAGCCTTCGTCGCACTCGTCGTCCGTGCAAGCAAACCCTTACGCGAATTATCATGCTCATTCGTACCCCAACTACCGCAAAGGGTACAAGGTGCATGTAGCCCAGGGCGGCGGAAACCCCGCGCGCAAGAACTATGTTGGTGTCGGGCCCACAGTTCATGCTCCGGATTCGAACGCGCCATTGACCGTACAGACGCACCAACTTGCCGCACTCATGAGCATGGCTCGCGCACACAGTGCTGTGGGCGACGAggcacgcgccaagcttgcaGACATGGGTGTTGTTTGGGATCGGCCGGGATGGGATCGTCGGCAATCGACGCCGTCGGTACAGTTGGGGTCCAAGGCTGGCGGTGCGGGCAAatcgcgctccaagctCAGTGCAGGCATTCCTCAAACCGCGCTTGTGATTGGCCCCGGTTTGCAAGGTACGCTTGCCGAGGGATCTGCTCGTACTGCGAGCGTTGCGCCGATACAGTACGAAGCAAGTGCTGCGGATGATGTGTCGAAGCATGCCAAGCCTTCGCGTATGCGGAGGATGCCGCTGACGGAGAATCAAGCTGTGACGCAGCCCAAGTTGCATGAAACAGTGCCTGTGATGGCACCTGTGTCTGGGACGGCAGGTGCAGGCATGTCTGgagcagcaccgccgcttgcgccgccgttttCCATGCCTGCGAATGGATTCGCGCCGTATTATTCCATGCCTGCGCATGGATCCGCGCCCATGCCAGTGCCAGCGCCCATGCCAGCGCCCATGCCAGCGCCCatgccagcgccagcaccAGCGCCCATGCCAGCACCAGCGCCCATGCCAGCATCAGCGCCCATGCCAGCGCTTGTCTACTCATCGGCGCCAGCACCTGCGGCCTCTACTATCCCCACACAGCCCGTGTGGCTTTCTGCTCCTGGTAGCGCGCACCCCATGTTGCCTGCCAACCCCAGTACCGAGCCGACCCGCAACAagagcaagcgcaagcgcgaaCGCTTTTCGCGCCTGAAAGCCATGTTTGCTGCCTCCAATGGCAAGACGCATCCTCGCCTTGCAAAGCTGTTTGCACCCATGTACGCATCGCCTACTCAGGCACGCATTACTGGGCGTGGCAATCCCGAACTCTTGACTGCAGCCACGGAAGAAGACCAACTCGACGCCGTGCAGCCCGTCCATCCGCCCTCTTTTGTTGCACCACCTCCTGTCACGATGGATTTCCCTCCGTCTGCGCTGGGTGTCATGCCTGCTGGCTTCGCCGCCGAGCGATACACCGAGCCAAGAGTGCCGATCGAACctctgcagcacacgcCATGGAGGggtgcgccagcgccgccagtgCAATCTATTCTGGTGCATCCAGCGTCGCCCGTCCAGCCAACGCAGTCGGCGCATCAGCCGGgcgtcctgcgccgcctatcgcagcgcagcaaaaacTCGGACTCTACGCAGCAGCACGGCCACGCCTCCGAAGCCGCCAAGCTCCTGTTTACGCAGCCGCTGGGCGACGCTACCGACGTGATTGAGGGTGTGTCTCAAGACGAGATCGAGGCACATCGCGCAGCCAAAGaagagcgcatcgagcactTCAAGTCTCTTCTTCGCAACGGCAGCAAAGAGAACCTTTTCCAGCCGCAGAGCATCACGCCAGTCGCCGAGCAGGGCGAGTTTGAGCCTTCCAAgcagcatgcagcgcagcacgccgcgccgatgcgtGCACATGACACACAATCGTCTTACCTTGCGCCCAGCCGCTCGATGCGTAATGTGTCGCAGCTTCCTTCGTacacgcgccgtgccgaggccaccgcgccgcagcccatGGTCTCGAGGCTTAGCCGGCCGAGCAGCATGTACGGCCCTGGGCCCTTGGCGCAGAACCGAAACATGCCGCAGCAGGCATACAGTCCACCTGCACTTGTCCTGGCACCGCCCAATACACAAACCGCGATGCTGTACTTGCAGAACACAGCCACGGCGCCTGCAGGGACACTGCAAAAGCCTGCTCATTTGCCTGCAACTGCTCCCGCTGACATTCGCGCAGCCACGCCTCAGGGAACTGTGCCTGgctcgcccagcacgctgcactATTCCGTGCGCACCGGCGCCGAGACTCCTGCGTTCTTCGATACACAGAACTCGGCGAATGTTTCGACCGAAGCACTGGTCTCCGACTTTCAGGATGCGTCTGAATTGCAGGCGGCTACGACGCACGTCGCGACGCCGGGCCAGGCCGCTTCAAACCCCTCGAGTTGGTCCAAGGCTGATCTGCGCTACCTCGAAGTGCAaaagcagcttgcggccgagcgcgccaagcaggaCCGTGCAGAGCGCCAACGCATCGAGTGGCTCAgccagcgtgccgagcagaGCGAGGAGGCACTTGTACAagcgcgcctcgagcagATGCGTTTGGAGCACCAGAACCAGGAGCAGGAACGTCTTGCTTTTGAGCGTCTctcggcgcagcagcgctttgcCATGGAGCACGAGCGCTTGGCCCgggagcagcagcggcttgCCCAAGAGCAAGCGTACttggagcagcagcggcatgcgTATGAACGCAGCTGGACTACACAGTAA
- a CDS encoding uncharacterized protein (EggNog:ENOG503NWTJ; COG:O) — MARVYPIFGPGAGHGADAGELHAEDMQARQARGVQARVADLKQTLLLAREVAQTPTPSQPIVRAVRGTGGGAVHPFFAKRKGTSGCAAPTLGHKPVEAAAPAPWPDARTLHVTPPTDAVSLPLTLPHGWRRRTQRQPCTPPPPSAFPYLAPHAAETAPRVEAEAALCHADTQAHAELRNPYDYIAADIAAATRTAAMPPALHALQGELLAMGPHKLHTRPPSSTCTLPWSNAARPTRAEHVLGNEASACYLRDWLEAHRVSYTDGRKRPASRVPRKRGRRRMYEDGMDSDEGEWPGQCCPPAAARTTNCILLQGPTGVGKSAAVHACAHELGFAVFEMYPGMGRRSGKELLAAVGQLGRNHLVGAHEQQAAPRQCVILLDEIDVLFDDDAGFWPAVVELVADSQRPVILTCTDASRVPTHELRIQKVLAWHAPPLDIGAAYLQLLALRHGLVVSRESMRTLYRDTLPAPPDAGSGALHPQTHLYPLERTYQALDTPAFDLRAAITQLQWICLDTRARTLHRRAKHADARVAAFSMRGPPALQRLGALQAMADARSCADALDVEYNEAAPLDTLPAWHRAHISPIPSAQCRPYTAHGGHAKAMASSLERGGMDAWIWCTQMPWYTDKLDNALLFSMPSIDPARALQTRALNVLLALVHLLPSEQLPRPAVACEYAPYVRAIMRVERAKQAAWAQYLHAAPHAVRSTRNSAHVLLDSLGATRQWIPFGPNECAAGEYTSFRGE; from the coding sequence ATGGCGCGTGTCTACCCCATTTTCGGCCCCGGCGCAGGGCACGGGGCGGATGCGGGAGAGCTGCACGCAGAAGATATGCAGGCACGGCAGGCGCGGGGTGTacaggcgcgcgtcgcggacCTCAAGCAGACGCTGCTTCTCGCACGCGAGGTCGCGCAGACGCCAACACCGTCCCAGCCCATcgtgcgtgccgtgcgcggAACAGgtggcggcgcggtgcaccCATTTTTCGCGAAACGCAAAGGGACGAGTGGGTGTGCTGCCCCGACTCTTGGCCATAAACCAGTAGAAGccgctgcacctgcgccatggccagACGCGCGAACTTTGCACGTCACGCCGCCCACTGATGCTGTATCGCTCCCTCTCACCCTCCCGCACGGCTGGCGCAGACGTACGCAGCGCCAGCCGTGCACGCCACCGCCCCCGTCAGCATTTCCGTActtggcgccgcacgccgcagagacggcgccgcgcgtcgaAGCCGAGGCTGCGCTTTGCCACGCCGATACCCAAGCgcatgccgagctgcgcaatcCATACGACTACATTGCCGCGGATATCGCcgcggcgacgcgcacCGCAGCCATGCCCCCTGCGCTCCACGCCCTCCAAGGCGAGCTACTCGCGATGGGGCCGCACAAGCTCCATACACGCCCGCCCTCCTCGACGTGTACATTGCCGTGGTCCaacgcagctcgtccaacGCGCGCTGAGCACGTCCTTGGCAACGAAGCGTCAGCGTGCTACTTGCGTGACTGGCTcgaagcgcatcgcgtgTCGTATACAGACGGCCGCAAGCGCCCTGCCAGCCGTGTGCCTCGCAAACGCGGCCGTCGGCGCATGTACGAAGACGGGATGGACTCGGACGAGGGTGAATGGCCTGGCCAATGTTGCCCccccgccgctgcgcgcacgaccAATTGCATCTTGCTCCAAGGGCCTACCGGTGTCGGCAAGTCtgccgccgtgcacgcGTGTGCGCACGAGCTTGGCTTTGCCGTGTTTGAAATGTACCCGGGCATGGGGCGCCGGAGCGGCAAAGAGCTTCTCGCTGCCGTAGGCCAGCTTGGGCGGAACCATCTGGTGGGCGCACAcgagcagcaagcggcgccgcgccagtGTGTCATTCTCCTGGACGAGATCGACGTGCTctttgacgacgacgcaGGTTTCTGGCCCGCTGTTGTCGAGCTTGTCGCAGACTCGCAGCGCCCCGTGATTCTCACATGCACAGACGCAAGCAGAGTACCGAcgcacgagctgcgcatccaAAAGGTGCTTGcatggcacgcgccgccccTCGATATCGGTGCCGCGTAtctgcagctgcttgcgttGAGGCACGGACTTGTTGTGTCGCGCGAAAGTATGCGTACACTCTACCGCGATACCCtccctgcgccgccagacGCTGGCAGCGGTGCATTGCATCCACAGACGCATCTATACCCACTAGAGCGAACGTACCAAGCGCTCGATACGCCCGCTTTtgatctgcgcgccgcgattACACAGCTGCAGTGGATATGCTTGGACACACGCGCACGTACCTTGCaccggcgcgccaaacacgccgacgcgcgcgtcgctgcgttCTCTATGCGGGGCCCGCcggcgctccagcgcctcggcgcatTGCAGGCCATGGCAGACGCACGCTCGTGTGCAGACGCACTCGACGTCGAGTACAACGaggcagcgccgctcgatACGCTGCCTGCGTGGCACCGCGCGCATATTTCTCCTATTCCCAGCGCCCAATGCAGGCCGTATACGGCACATGGGGGGCATGCGAAAGCGATGGCCTCGTCGCTGGAACGAGGTGGAATGGATGCTTGGATCTGGTGTACGCAGATGCCATGGTACACAGACAAGCTCGATAATGCGTTGCTCTTTTCTATGCCATCCATCGATCccgcgcgtgcgttgcAGACGCGTGCGCTAAACGTGCTCTTGGCGCTCGTGCACCTTTTGCCGTCCGAGCAGCTGCCGCGGCCGGCTGTTGCGTGTGAGTATGCGCCGTATGTGCGAGCGATAAtgcgtgtcgagcgcgcgaaACAGGCTGCGTGGGCACAGTATTtgcatgcggcgccgcatgctgTGCGGTCAACACGCAATTCTGCGCATGTACTGCTGGATTCGTTGGGCGCTACACGGCAGTGGATTCCGTTCGGGCCGAATGAgtgtgctgcaggagaGTATACGAGTTTTCGTGGGGAATGA
- a CDS encoding uncharacterized protein (EggNog:ENOG503P7H5; COG:K), whose amino-acid sequence MSKHLGFDSSSAVHHDSAHPSIVTLAPFEAANRGTHYSMNTGSGKPELNDVSFQGNHSSAYSHGAPYKKSGTEVDRHSMAQSTAQMDPNLTGSRRHDGGQSGYGVRQDQAYRLDLLQTDPNLESGEGASDQDHVTRAFPFLSNSIGTQESDGRQAIFPPNFSGVAHEDAYKKVSESDGMHGMTAPPPLGAESGASMHSKSRRDSSYDSTSEKKDTPYSRSPSLRVTHKIAERKRRKEMKELFDELKEYVPVDRGPKTSKGDILTKAVLQFQTLHREREHLIEALEAAHHELNQLRQVAGGDASGNLQSHVYPHSSNAQYLSRSSDARLHGGIVGAQDQHVAMSRDKSDGAQVGLAQPGTRNESFLLDRLRQGDEGVHPSFKQLDQSAGVLDQSLGAPRPFQPEYQSGLDLNASSEAASLSDQRTDASSRQLPREGGSAIMSGASVEGPTM is encoded by the exons ATGAGCAAGCACCTTGGCTTCGATTCATCGTCTGCAGTACACCACGACTCGGCACATCCGTCGATCGTCACGCTTGCACCGTTTGAAGCTGCCAACAGAGGGACGCACTATTCGATGAACACCGGTTCTGGCAAACCGGAATTGAACGACGTCTCCTTTCAGGGCAACCACTCGAGCGCTTACTCGCACGGAGCCCCCTACAAGAAGAGCGGTACCGAGGTTGATCGCCACTCTATGGCTCAGTCAACTGCGCAAATGGATCCGAACTTGACCGGGTCGCGTCGCCACGACGGCGGGCAGTCTGGGTACGGTGTCCGGCAAGACCAGGCCTACAGGCTCGACCTGCTGCAGACGGACCCTAATTTGGAGTCTGGCGAAGGCGCGTCTGACCAAG ACCATGTGACACGCGCATTCCCCTTTTTGTCCAACTCCATCGGCACGCAAGAGTCTGACGGGCGGCAAGCCATCTTCCCGCCCAACTTCTCGGGTGTCGCGCATGAGGATGCGTACAAAAAGGTGTCTGAGAGTGACGGTATGCACGGCAtgactgcgccgccgccgcttggtGCGGAGAGTGGCGCGAGTATGCACTCCAagtcgcggcgcgattCATCGTACGATTCAACGTCGGAGAAGAAGGATACGCCGTACAGCCGCAGCCCCAGCTTGCGTGTGACGCACAAGATCgcagagcgcaagcgccgaaaAGAAATGAAGGAGCTCTTTGACGAGCTCAAGGAGTATGTCCCGGTGGACCGCGGCCCAAAGACAAGCAAGGGCGACATCCTCACCAAGGCTGTACTCCAATTCCAAACGCTCcaccgcgagcgcgagcattTGATCGAGGCGCTTGAAGCCGCGCACCACGAGCTGAACCAGCTCCGCCAAGTCGCcggcggcgatgcaagcgGCAACTTGCAATCGCATGTGTACCCTCATTCGTCCAATGCACAGTACCTCTCTCGTTCCTCGGATGCGCGACTCCATGGAGGCATTGTCGGCGCACAGGACCAACACGTTGCGATGAGCCGCGACAAGTCGGACGGTGCGCAAGTGGGCCTTGCGCAGCCCGGCACGCGCAACGAATCCTTCCTCCTCGATCGCCTACGGCAAGGGGACGAGGGCGTGCACCCTAGCTTCAAACAGCTGGACCAAAGCGCGGGCGTGCTGGACCagtcgctcggcgcaccgcgccctTTTCAGCCCGAGTACCAGTCTGGGCTGGACCTGAACGCATCGTCAGAGGCTGCCTCGCTTTCTGACCAGCGCACCGATGCGTCGAGCCGCCAGCTACCTCGTGAGGGAGGTAGTGCTATCATGTCCGGGGCGAGTGTTGAAGGACCCACTATGTAA
- a CDS encoding uncharacterized protein (COG:U; EggNog:ENOG503Q6EJ), producing the protein MFPLPAHEREAFFALLDEYFAQRPQYAPPRFESRPVAAETAPAPAPAPAPAPAPVGGAAGKRPPPPRRGEAQASVPVVQDHTRSVPSIGHTEAHKPAGLQTTKSFGFMNTSSAGAAVGSVFGKASSSAGKATLNAGNRLHTHFSKPAEQSAGKPASDYYAGGANVASPPTYTPAPASPSAAASTAVASSTPVVPPNSSEAVALYAFAGTEPGDLRVDEGERIFLTEAVSAEWWRAQSTDGTRAGIVPANYVQKL; encoded by the exons ATGTTTCCGCTTCCGGCGCATGAACGCGAGGCATTCTTTGCGCTACTTGACGAGTACTTTGCACAGCGCCCACagtatgcgccgccgagATTTGAGTCACGGCCGGTAGCGGCTGAGactgcacctgcacctgcacctgcacctgcacctgcgcctgcgcctgtaGGCGGTGCCGCCGGGAAACgtccgccgccgccgcgccgtggcgaAGCACAAGCCTCTGTGCCTGTTGTGCAGGATCACACACGTTCTGTTCCATCCATTGGCCATACAGAGGCCCATAAACCTGCGGGATTGCAAACGACCAAG TCGTTTGGCTTTATGAATACGTCCTCTGCCGGTGCAGCTGTCGGATCTGTATTTGGAAAAGCGAGTTCGTCGGCTGGCAAAGCCACTCTCAATGCTGGAAACCGGCTACACACGCACTTTTCTAAGCCGGCAGAGCAAAGTGCCGGTAAACCTGCATCTGATTACTATGCGGGCGGTGCGAATGTAGCATCACCGCCCACATACACACCAGCGCCCGCGTCTCCATCCGCAGCGGCTTCGACTGCGGTTGCGAGCAGCACGCCTGTAGTGCCGCCGAATAGTAGCGAAGCCGTTGCACTATACGC TTTTGCAGGCACCGAGCCCGGCGACTTGCGCGTCGATGAAGGCGAGCGCATTTTTCTCACCGAGGCCGTCAGTGCCGAGTGGTGGCGCGCACAAAGCACAGATGGTACACGCGCCGGTATTGTCCCTGCAAACTATGTGCAAAAGCTGTAG
- the COX15 gene encoding Cytochrome c oxidase assembly protein cox15 (COG:O; TransMembrane:8 (i61-82o148-166i178-197o227-249i288-309o370-389i401-426o432-452i); EggNog:ENOG503NWB3) → MTGHAVAPVRQRMANQLLCRPPALFRMPRINMLRTYTSATMAAAPASAAAAEKPLKTASPIVAFHLLACAALVFLIILVGGITRLTESGLSITEWNPGLKGMRLPHTEEEWTAEWDKYKESPEFKLLNFNMTLQDFKKIFLWEWSHRVLGRFIGVFFIVPAAYFCVRRGMTTPEIRRKLLYIGLGIGFQGLLGWIMVASGLKNPYDDESAMAEPRPEWTPRVSHFRLAAHLGAAFALYMGMVYTAVTILRDTGISRGLAPGAKPETYAKATSLLSTLNSPALRKYRRVALAMTGLVCVTVMYGAFVAGLDAGLVYSEFPKMGTGLLPPKEELMDVRYVVRKGGAQDEQEFESARLFLGNVTQNPVTVQAIHRYLGLTTLTSAFIFLFYSKKRKHMLPYLTPRFAAGAAHMSGLQALLGIFTLIYMVPLPLASMHQGGAVVLLTFMTCVLASIRRPGQAIQAFAKARGLLKPHAPTATHT, encoded by the coding sequence ATGACGGGACACGCCGTTGCGCCCGTGCGTCAACGCATGGCCAACCAGCTCTTATGCCGCCCCCCCGCACTCTTTCGCATGCCACGCATCAACATGCTGCGTACATACACGTCCGCGACGATGGCAGCTGCACCTGCAagtgccgccgctgcggaaAAGCCATTGAAGACGGCGAGCCCGATCGTCGCGTTTCACCtgcttgcgtgcgccgcgctcgtttTCCTCATCATTCTTGTCGGTGGAATTACGCGTTTGACAGAATCTGGTCTCTCTATTACCGAGTGGAATCCCGGCCTGAAAGGAATGCGGCTCCCACACACGGAGGAGGAATGGACCGCGGAATGGGACAAGTACAAAGAATCCCCTGAGTTCAAATTGCTCAATTTCAACATGACACTCCAAGATTTCAAGAAAATATTTCTATGGGAATGGTCGCACCGGGTTCTTGGCCGGTTTATCGGCGTGTTCTTCATCGTGCCTGCGGCCTActtttgcgtgcgccgcggaaTGACCACGCCCGAGATCCGGCGGAAGCTATTGTATATTGGACTGGGTATCGGTTTCCAAGGCCTTCTTGGCTGGATCATGGTGGCGAGCGGGCTCAAGAACCCGTATGATGATGAGTCTGCAATGGCAGAGCCGCGTCCTGAAtggacgccgcgcgtgaGTCACTTccgccttgcggcgcacctcGGTGCAGCTTTTGCCCTATACATGGGCATGGTTTATACCGCTGTCACGATCCTCCGTGATACAGGCATCTCGCGCGGCCTTGCCCCGGGTGCCAAGCCCGAGACGTACGCCAAAGCAACGTCGCTACTTTCCACGCTGAACAGTCCTGCATTGCGCAAGTACCGACGCGTAGCGCTGGCAATGACTGGGCTTGTGTGTGTGACAGTGATGTACGGCGCGTTTGTCGCTGGTCTCGATGCGGGCCTCGTCTACAGCGAATTCCCGAAAATGGGGACGGGCCTGCTGCCCCCTAAAGAGGAGCTGATGGATGTGCGCTACGTTGTGCGCAAAGGCGGTGCGCAGGATGAGCAAGAATTTGAGTCTGCGCGTTTATTCCTTGGGAACGTTACACAGAACCCAGTCACTGTGCAAGCCATTCACCGGTACTTGGGCCTGACGACACTCACGTCTGCATTCATCTTCCTTTTCTACTCCAAAAAACGCAAGCACATGTTGCCGTATTTGACGCCGCGGTTTGCggcaggcgctgcacacatGTCTGGATTGCAGGCCTTGCTGGGTATTTTCACGCTCATCTACATGGTCCCACTCCCACTGGCATCGATGCATCAGGGCGGCGCAGTAGTCTTGCTCACGTTCATGACATGTGTCCTTGCATCCATCCGTCGCCCCGGACAAGCAATCCAGGCGTttgcaaaagcgcgcggcctGCTCAAGCCACATGCACCCACAGCCACACACACATAG